In one window of Dokdonia sp. PRO95 DNA:
- a CDS encoding bacteriorhodopsin: MTQELGNANFENFIGATEGFSEIAYQFTSHILTLGYAVMLAGLLYFILTIKNVDKKFQMSNILSAVVMVSAFLLLYAQAQNWTSSFTYNEEVGRYFLDPSGDLFNNGYRYLNWLIDVPMLLFQILFVVSLTSSKFSSVRNQFWFSGAMMIITGYIGQFHEVSNLTAFLVWGAISSAFFFHILWVMKKVIKEGKEGISPAGQKILSNIWILFLISWTLYPGAYLMPYLTGVDGFLYSEDGVMARQLVYTIADVCSKVIYGVLLGNLAITLSKNKELVEANS, encoded by the coding sequence ATGACACAAGAACTAGGAAATGCAAATTTTGAAAACTTCATAGGCGCAACAGAAGGCTTCTCTGAGATTGCTTATCAATTTACATCACATATTCTCACATTAGGATATGCGGTGATGCTCGCAGGCTTACTCTACTTTATCCTTACCATCAAAAATGTAGATAAAAAATTTCAAATGTCGAACATCTTATCAGCTGTGGTGATGGTATCGGCATTTTTACTTTTATATGCGCAGGCACAAAACTGGACATCCAGTTTCACCTATAATGAAGAAGTAGGAAGATATTTTCTAGATCCAAGTGGAGATTTATTTAATAATGGATATCGCTATCTCAACTGGCTCATCGATGTACCTATGCTTTTATTCCAAATTCTATTTGTGGTAAGCTTAACTTCTTCAAAATTTAGCTCAGTGCGTAATCAGTTCTGGTTTTCTGGAGCAATGATGATTATTACTGGATATATTGGCCAGTTTCATGAAGTAAGTAACTTGACTGCCTTTTTAGTATGGGGAGCTATTTCATCTGCATTTTTCTTCCATATTTTATGGGTAATGAAAAAGGTAATCAAAGAAGGAAAAGAAGGCATTTCTCCGGCAGGACAAAAAATACTTTCTAATATCTGGATCTTATTTTTAATATCGTGGACTTTATACCCAGGCGCTTACTTAATGCCATACCTTACTGGTGTAGACGGATTTTTATACAGTGAAGACGGTGTGATGGCGAGACAACTTGTATACACAATTGCAGATGTATGTTCTAAAGTCATCTATGGTGTACTACTAGGTAACCTAGCAATAACATTAAGTAAAAATAAAGAGCTAGTCGAAGCAAATAGCTAA
- a CDS encoding aminotransferase class I/II-fold pyridoxal phosphate-dependent enzyme, translated as MMQPANRLQETKEYYFSRKLKEVRALIADGHPVINMGIGSPDMPAPPAAVAAMLKGLHDSVAHQYQSYTGIPELRGAMADFYKKQYGVIANPDTEILPLMGSKEGIMHISMAFLNPGDKVLLPNPGYPSYAAVTKLVEAEAITYDLNEENGWLPDLKALAAQDLSGVKLMWVNYPHMPTGTKVPDGFFEELIAFAKAQHILVINDNPYSFVLNDNPQSLLAVPGAAEVALELNSLSKTFNMSGWRVGMVLGSAENIGHVLRVKSNMDSGMFYGIQKGAVAALGLGDDWFEHINTIYGRRRKLVYELAERLGCTYDREAVGLFVWAKLPEGIDAEAFIDNILLEKFIFITPGTIFGTMGKGYIRFSLCVKEEKIKEAISRF; from the coding sequence ATGATGCAACCAGCAAATAGGTTACAGGAAACCAAGGAATACTACTTCTCGCGAAAGCTAAAAGAAGTTCGCGCACTCATTGCAGACGGTCATCCTGTGATTAATATGGGAATAGGAAGCCCAGATATGCCAGCGCCTCCGGCAGCAGTTGCGGCGATGCTCAAAGGATTACATGATAGTGTAGCTCACCAGTACCAGAGTTATACCGGTATTCCTGAGTTGCGAGGAGCCATGGCAGATTTTTATAAAAAGCAATATGGAGTCATCGCAAATCCAGATACTGAGATATTACCACTTATGGGTTCTAAGGAAGGTATTATGCACATTTCGATGGCATTTTTAAATCCCGGAGATAAAGTCCTTTTGCCTAATCCTGGATACCCTAGTTATGCTGCGGTAACAAAACTTGTGGAAGCAGAAGCAATTACATACGATCTCAATGAGGAGAACGGATGGTTGCCAGACTTAAAAGCGCTGGCGGCTCAAGATCTTTCGGGTGTAAAGTTAATGTGGGTAAATTATCCTCACATGCCTACGGGGACTAAGGTGCCAGATGGTTTTTTTGAAGAATTGATCGCTTTCGCGAAAGCGCAACACATACTAGTAATCAACGATAATCCATATAGTTTTGTCCTTAATGACAATCCGCAATCATTGCTTGCGGTTCCAGGAGCGGCTGAAGTAGCCTTAGAACTTAACAGTCTTAGTAAGACCTTTAACATGTCTGGATGGCGTGTGGGAATGGTACTAGGAAGCGCCGAAAATATAGGTCACGTATTGCGCGTAAAATCTAATATGGATAGCGGTATGTTTTATGGCATACAGAAAGGAGCTGTAGCAGCCTTAGGCTTAGGAGATGACTGGTTTGAGCATATCAATACCATTTATGGACGCCGCCGTAAACTAGTTTATGAGCTTGCCGAAAGGTTAGGTTGTACCTACGACAGAGAGGCTGTAGGATTATTTGTCTGGGCAAAACTGCCAGAAGGAATCGATGCAGAGGCTTTTATAGATAACATCTTGCTGGAGAAATTCATTTTTATCACACCAGGAACCATTTTTGGAACGATGGGGAAAGGATACATCAGATTTAGCCTTTGTGTAAAAGAAGAAAAAATTAAAGAAGCAATAAGTAGATTTTAA
- the gldA gene encoding gliding motility-associated ABC transporter ATP-binding subunit GldA, whose translation MSIVVTDITKMYGTQKALDHISFSLQKGEIVGFLGPNGAGKSTLMKILTTYLTPTSGTATVHEYDTKSNVQEVRRAVGYLPEHNPLYVEMYVREYLAFNAGVYKVSKERIDEVINLTGLTSEAHKKISQLSKGYRQRVGLATALLHDPEVLILDEPTTGLDPNQLLDIRNLIKDIGKEKTILMSTHIMQEVEAICDRVIIINKGTIVADKKMTELRDGQQQIVIAEFDYRVEEVALSRLDKVASVKNTTGFTYEITFSTQDDMRAKVFDFAHDNDLKILQLNQKNVSLEGLFTELTSS comes from the coding sequence ATGTCCATTGTAGTAACAGACATCACAAAAATGTACGGCACTCAGAAAGCGCTTGATCATATTTCCTTTTCCCTACAAAAAGGTGAAATTGTAGGTTTTCTTGGACCTAATGGTGCTGGCAAGAGTACATTGATGAAAATACTCACCACCTACCTAACTCCTACCTCTGGAACAGCAACGGTGCATGAATATGACACAAAAAGTAATGTACAAGAAGTACGTCGTGCTGTGGGTTACTTACCAGAACACAACCCGCTTTATGTAGAAATGTATGTGCGAGAATATCTAGCGTTTAATGCAGGAGTTTATAAGGTATCAAAAGAACGTATAGATGAAGTTATCAACCTCACAGGACTAACCTCTGAGGCACATAAAAAAATAAGCCAACTATCAAAAGGTTACAGACAGCGTGTAGGTCTTGCTACTGCTTTACTACATGACCCAGAAGTATTGATACTAGACGAGCCAACTACGGGACTCGATCCTAATCAGCTGTTAGATATTAGAAATCTGATTAAAGATATAGGTAAGGAAAAAACGATATTAATGAGTACGCATATCATGCAAGAGGTAGAAGCCATCTGTGATCGTGTCATTATTATTAATAAAGGAACTATAGTAGCCGACAAAAAAATGACGGAACTACGAGATGGACAGCAGCAAATAGTCATAGCCGAATTTGATTACCGCGTAGAAGAAGTTGCATTGAGCAGGCTAGACAAAGTAGCTTCTGTAAAAAACACTACAGGATTTACTTATGAAATTACGTTTAGTACTCAAGATGATATGAGAGCAAAAGTCTTTGACTTTGCACATGATAACGACCTTAAAATCCTACAACTCAATCAAAAAAACGTGAGCTTAGAAGGATTATTTACGGAACTCACTTCCTCCTAA
- a CDS encoding polyribonucleotide nucleotidyltransferase — MIPKVYKEVIDLGDGREISIETGKLAKQAHGSVVVQSGKCMLLCTVVSNYESKDVDFLPLTVDYREKFAAAGRYPGGFFKREARPSDGEVLTMRLVDRVLRPLFPKDYHSETQVMIQLMSHDDDVMPDAMAGLAASAAIQLSDFPFECAISEARVGRVNGEFIINPTRAQLEESDIDMMIGASADSVMMVEGEMDEISEEEMADAIKFAHDHIKVQCEAQIRLAEAFGKKEVREYPAEREDADLKQKVHDMAYDKVYAIAQAGSAKHERSAAFKEIKEEIKATFSEEELEDFGDLVSKYYRAAEKAAIRDLTLNEGLRLDGRKTTEIRPIWSEVDYLPSVHGSAVFTRGETQALATVTLGTSRDANKIDMPSHEGEENFYLHYNFPPFCTGEARPIRGTSRREVGHGNLAQRGLKGMVPADCPYTVRVVSEVLESNGSSSMATVCAGTMAMMDAGIQMTKPVSGIAMGLISDADSGKYAVLSDILGDEDHLGDMDFKVTGTADGITACQMDIKVKGLSYEILVNALQQARAGRLHILDKITETIAAPREDVKEYAPKMVGVRIANEFIGALIGPGGKVIQELQKETGTTIVINEDPVTEEGIVEILGTGQEGINAVLAKIDSITFKPVVGNTYKVKVIKMLDFGAVVEYLDAPGNEVLLHVSEIAWERTENASDVLSMGEELEVKYFGIDKRTRKEKVSRKALLDKPEGYTAPAPRERSNDRGGRDNRGGRDNRRDDRKRD; from the coding sequence ATGATTCCAAAGGTTTACAAAGAGGTCATCGACCTTGGTGATGGAAGAGAAATCTCTATCGAAACAGGAAAACTTGCAAAGCAAGCACACGGATCTGTAGTAGTACAGTCTGGAAAGTGTATGTTGCTTTGTACAGTAGTATCAAACTACGAGAGTAAAGACGTAGACTTCTTACCACTTACGGTAGATTACCGTGAGAAGTTTGCAGCTGCAGGTCGTTACCCAGGTGGTTTCTTTAAAAGAGAAGCACGTCCATCTGACGGTGAAGTATTAACTATGCGTCTTGTGGATCGTGTACTACGTCCATTATTCCCAAAAGATTACCACTCTGAAACTCAGGTGATGATCCAGTTAATGTCTCATGATGATGACGTTATGCCAGATGCTATGGCAGGTCTTGCAGCAAGTGCTGCTATCCAACTATCTGACTTCCCATTTGAGTGTGCTATCTCTGAGGCAAGAGTAGGACGTGTAAACGGTGAGTTTATCATTAACCCTACTAGAGCACAGCTAGAAGAGTCTGACATCGATATGATGATAGGTGCCTCTGCAGATTCTGTGATGATGGTAGAAGGTGAGATGGATGAAATTTCTGAAGAAGAAATGGCAGACGCAATTAAATTTGCTCACGACCACATTAAAGTACAGTGTGAGGCACAGATACGCCTTGCAGAAGCTTTTGGTAAAAAAGAAGTACGCGAGTACCCAGCCGAAAGAGAAGATGCAGACCTTAAACAAAAGGTACACGACATGGCGTATGATAAGGTATATGCAATCGCACAAGCCGGATCTGCAAAGCATGAGCGTAGCGCTGCTTTTAAAGAAATTAAAGAAGAGATCAAAGCAACTTTTTCTGAGGAAGAACTTGAAGACTTTGGTGATCTTGTATCTAAGTATTACCGTGCTGCCGAAAAGGCTGCAATACGTGATCTTACACTTAATGAAGGACTTCGTCTTGATGGTCGTAAGACTACAGAGATACGCCCTATCTGGAGTGAGGTAGATTACTTACCATCTGTACACGGATCTGCCGTGTTTACACGTGGAGAAACTCAAGCACTAGCTACAGTAACGCTAGGTACGTCTAGAGATGCAAATAAAATAGACATGCCATCACATGAAGGAGAAGAAAACTTCTACCTTCACTATAACTTCCCTCCTTTCTGTACAGGTGAGGCAAGACCTATACGTGGTACTTCACGTCGTGAGGTAGGTCACGGTAACCTTGCACAACGTGGCCTTAAAGGAATGGTACCAGCAGATTGTCCTTATACAGTACGTGTGGTGTCTGAGGTGTTAGAATCAAACGGTTCTTCATCTATGGCAACAGTATGTGCGGGTACAATGGCAATGATGGATGCAGGTATACAGATGACAAAGCCAGTTTCTGGTATCGCAATGGGACTTATCTCTGATGCAGATAGCGGTAAGTATGCAGTACTTTCTGATATCCTTGGAGATGAAGATCACTTAGGAGATATGGACTTTAAAGTAACAGGAACGGCAGACGGTATTACGGCTTGCCAGATGGACATTAAAGTAAAAGGACTATCATATGAGATTCTTGTAAATGCATTACAACAAGCACGTGCAGGTCGTTTACATATCCTTGATAAGATTACAGAAACGATTGCAGCTCCACGTGAGGACGTAAAAGAATACGCTCCTAAAATGGTAGGTGTACGTATTGCAAATGAATTCATAGGTGCATTAATAGGCCCAGGAGGAAAAGTAATACAAGAACTTCAGAAAGAAACTGGAACTACCATCGTGATAAACGAAGATCCAGTAACAGAAGAAGGTATCGTAGAAATCTTAGGAACAGGTCAAGAAGGTATCAACGCCGTACTTGCAAAGATAGACTCTATTACATTTAAGCCAGTTGTGGGTAACACATACAAGGTGAAGGTAATCAAGATGCTAGATTTTGGTGCAGTAGTAGAATATCTTGACGCTCCAGGTAACGAAGTATTATTACACGTATCTGAGATCGCTTGGGAACGTACAGAAAATGCTAGTGACGTACTTTCTATGGGTGAAGAGCTTGAAGTAAAATACTTCGGTATAGACAAGCGCACACGTAAGGAAAAAGTATCTCGCAAGGCATTACTAGACAAGCCAGAAGGTTATACTGCACCAGCTCCTAGAGAGCGCAGTAACGATCGTGGTGGTCGTGACAACCGTGGTGGTCGCGATAACAGACGTGACGATCGTAAGAGAGATTAA
- the rpsO gene encoding 30S ribosomal protein S15, with product MYLTKEEKQELFAKHGKGKNDTGSAEGQIAIFTQRISHLSNHLKTNRKDYVTERSLVMLVGKRRSLLDYLKKKDILRYRAIIKELGIRK from the coding sequence ATGTATTTAACAAAAGAAGAAAAACAAGAGCTTTTTGCAAAGCACGGTAAAGGGAAAAACGATACAGGATCTGCTGAGGGTCAAATCGCAATCTTTACACAACGTATCTCACACTTATCTAACCACCTGAAAACAAATCGTAAAGATTATGTTACAGAGCGTTCACTAGTAATGCTAGTAGGTAAGCGTCGTTCTTTACTTGATTACTTAAAGAAAAAAGATATCTTACGTTACAGAGCTATTATTAAGGAACTAGGTATCCGTAAATAA
- the rnhA gene encoding ribonuclease HI translates to MKEWTEIPDIKLFSDGGAAPNPGQGGFGVILSYKGKRKEFFQGYELTTNNRMELMGVIFGLERLKTKSNVQVFTDSKYVINGITKGWAEKWKKNGWKRKKNSPAINSDLWDRLLNAISEHNVEFNWVKGHSGHTENERCDALATNGINSIELVDDVGYQDIEIDNYQSSHTN, encoded by the coding sequence ATGAAAGAATGGACTGAAATTCCAGATATTAAACTCTTTTCTGACGGAGGAGCTGCACCAAATCCTGGGCAAGGTGGTTTTGGAGTGATTTTGTCATATAAAGGAAAACGAAAAGAATTTTTTCAAGGTTATGAATTAACTACTAATAACCGAATGGAATTGATGGGAGTAATTTTTGGACTTGAACGATTAAAAACAAAATCTAATGTTCAAGTGTTTACAGATTCCAAATATGTGATTAACGGAATAACAAAAGGTTGGGCAGAAAAATGGAAAAAAAACGGTTGGAAAAGAAAAAAAAATAGCCCAGCAATCAATAGTGATTTATGGGACAGATTATTAAATGCAATATCTGAACATAATGTAGAATTCAACTGGGTTAAAGGACATTCAGGACATACGGAAAATGAACGCTGTGACGCCCTTGCAACTAATGGGATAAACTCAATTGAACTTGTAGATGATGTTGGATATCAAGATATAGAAATTGACAATTATCAAAGTTCACACACGAATTAA
- a CDS encoding NAD(P)/FAD-dependent oxidoreductase — protein sequence MTSNKKFDVIIIGGSYAGLSAAMALGRSLRDVLIIDSGLPCNRQTPHSHNFITQDGEKPREIARKATAQVLQYNTVQIHNDLAISGAKTNDGFSITTKKGEEFKASKLIFATGVKDIMPDIKGFSQCWGISAIHCPYCHGYEVKHKKTGIIANGDVTFHYAQLIRNWTTDLTIFTNGTSTLTREQHDKIKRHNISIIEKEISQLQHDHGQIEQLVFKDNTTFELDAIYARPEIEQHCDIPAMLGCELTEQKLIKVDEFQKTTVGGVFACGDNSSLFRAVSKAVAAGNMAGAIMNNQMTEAAFT from the coding sequence ATGACTAGTAATAAAAAATTTGATGTAATAATCATTGGCGGCAGCTATGCAGGACTATCAGCTGCTATGGCATTAGGGAGATCCCTTCGTGACGTACTTATAATTGATAGCGGTTTACCTTGTAATAGACAGACACCACATTCACACAACTTTATAACTCAAGATGGTGAAAAGCCCCGTGAAATTGCAAGAAAAGCAACAGCTCAGGTATTACAGTATAACACTGTTCAAATCCATAATGACCTTGCCATTAGTGGAGCGAAAACCAATGATGGTTTTAGTATAACTACAAAAAAGGGAGAGGAATTTAAAGCCAGCAAACTCATCTTTGCCACTGGGGTAAAAGATATAATGCCTGATATTAAAGGTTTTTCTCAATGCTGGGGTATCTCTGCCATACATTGCCCATACTGCCACGGCTATGAGGTAAAGCACAAAAAAACAGGAATTATAGCAAATGGAGATGTTACCTTTCACTATGCACAGCTCATACGTAACTGGACAACAGACCTTACTATATTTACAAATGGCACATCAACACTCACCAGAGAACAACACGATAAAATAAAGAGACATAACATCTCAATAATTGAAAAGGAGATCTCGCAGTTGCAACATGATCACGGGCAAATAGAGCAACTTGTGTTTAAAGACAATACTACATTTGAACTAGATGCTATATACGCACGACCAGAAATTGAGCAACACTGCGACATTCCAGCAATGCTAGGATGCGAGCTTACGGAGCAAAAGCTTATCAAGGTAGATGAGTTTCAAAAAACTACGGTAGGTGGCGTGTTTGCTTGCGGAGATAATTCGAGCCTTTTTAGAGCTGTTTCAAAAGCTGTTGCTGCAGGAAATATGGCAGGTGCCATAATGAATAACCAGATGACCGAAGCAGCATTTACATAA
- a CDS encoding transcriptional repressor: protein MKRRNTPSKEAVLNLLSNTGKAMSREAIEQKLNVEIDRATIYRVLNRFHEDGMVHKIIAEDGKQYFALCMDCDDKNMSDNHFHFRCKSCDTIECLPETVHFTVPDGYSVNSINCVLSGICKDCA from the coding sequence ATGAAACGTAGGAATACTCCATCTAAAGAGGCTGTGTTAAATTTACTTTCAAACACAGGGAAAGCGATGAGTCGTGAGGCTATCGAGCAAAAATTAAATGTAGAAATTGATCGAGCTACCATTTATAGGGTGTTAAATCGCTTTCATGAAGATGGAATGGTACATAAAATTATCGCCGAAGATGGCAAGCAGTACTTTGCTCTTTGCATGGACTGCGATGATAAGAATATGTCTGATAATCATTTTCACTTTCGCTGTAAAAGTTGTGACACCATCGAGTGCTTGCCAGAAACAGTCCATTTTACTGTGCCAGATGGCTATAGTGTAAACAGTATAAATTGTGTGTTAAGCGGCATATGTAAGGATTGCGCGTAA
- a CDS encoding prephenate dehydratase, with product MKVAIQGVQGSFHHKVAQEFFGTDVAVVECMSFPRLVDALVEGEVQDAVMAIENSIAGAILPNYALLDKHDLHIEGEFYLDIQHQLMALPGQAINDIKEVWSHPMAILQCREFFRNYPDIKLVEDTDTAGVAREIQENQLQGIAAIASTAAASIYNLEIIRESIQTINENATRFFILNKDKKLVKGVIDKASIRFSADHKRGSLAAILNVLSDCKMNLTKIQSMPIIEKPWKYAFFVDVTFDTIESFNKAVQLLEIMANDFKVLGAYKNRKQ from the coding sequence ATGAAAGTAGCAATACAAGGCGTACAAGGATCATTTCATCACAAGGTAGCTCAAGAATTTTTTGGGACAGACGTTGCTGTGGTGGAGTGTATGTCTTTTCCTAGGCTAGTAGACGCACTGGTAGAAGGCGAAGTACAAGATGCTGTGATGGCTATAGAAAATAGTATCGCAGGGGCAATACTCCCTAACTATGCGCTGCTAGATAAACATGATTTGCATATAGAAGGAGAGTTCTACCTTGATATCCAGCACCAGTTAATGGCGTTGCCAGGTCAAGCAATAAATGACATAAAGGAGGTGTGGTCGCACCCTATGGCGATTTTGCAATGTCGTGAGTTTTTTAGAAACTACCCAGACATAAAACTTGTAGAAGATACAGATACCGCGGGTGTAGCACGTGAGATACAAGAAAACCAATTACAAGGAATAGCAGCCATAGCAAGCACAGCTGCAGCAAGTATTTATAATCTAGAAATCATAAGAGAGTCTATACAGACCATCAATGAGAATGCAACTCGCTTCTTTATTTTAAATAAGGATAAAAAACTAGTAAAAGGTGTTATTGATAAGGCATCTATAAGATTTTCGGCAGATCATAAGCGTGGTAGCCTAGCGGCAATTTTAAATGTACTGAGTGATTGCAAGATGAATCTCACAAAAATTCAGTCCATGCCTATAATCGAGAAGCCGTGGAAATATGCCTTTTTTGTAGATGTCACTTTTGATACGATAGAAAGCTTTAATAAGGCAGTACAATTACTAGAAATCATGGCAAATGACTTTAAAGTACTAGGAGCTTACAAAAACAGAAAGCAATGA